One region of Mucilaginibacter sp. 14171R-50 genomic DNA includes:
- a CDS encoding four-helix bundle copper-binding protein, translating into MENHDHSALIQKLLACVAACENCATACLQEDDVKPMVRCISLDRDCADICSQAARLLERKSEIAHQYLLLCEEICRMCAEECGMHQHDHCQICADACRQCADACHAHHQPITQE; encoded by the coding sequence ATGGAAAATCACGATCACAGCGCTCTTATACAAAAGTTACTGGCATGTGTTGCCGCATGCGAAAACTGCGCTACCGCCTGCTTGCAGGAAGATGATGTAAAACCAATGGTAAGATGTATCAGCCTTGATCGCGACTGCGCCGATATATGCAGCCAGGCCGCACGACTGCTGGAACGAAAATCAGAAATTGCCCACCAGTATTTGTTGCTTTGCGAAGAGATTTGCCGGATGTGCGCCGAAGAATGTGGAATGCACCAGCATGACCATTGCCAGATATGTGCCGATGCCTGTCGCCAATGTGCCGATGCCTGCCATGCGCACCACCAGCCCATAACGCAGGAATAA
- a CDS encoding xanthine dehydrogenase family protein molybdopterin-binding subunit — MMETAGKTVMPSPTDGLSRIDGWAKVTGKAKYSAEYKLDGMAYAVLVGSTIAKGTIAAVNIAKAEKAPGVLAVVTHLNAPKVPGHQKAKNPAKPQVKAGALKIFNDNVIHYNGQPVAMVIADTYERALYAASLVKATYNKQAHDTNPPTDLTRGVAPWGGKDFVRGEADAWKNAPFKLEQEYVVPTEVHNPMELHAIIAKWDGPDKLTVWDKTQGTQATRDDIAKAFKIPAANVQVNAKFVGGAFGSALQVWPHEIAAILGAKMLKRPVKLVLHRQDMFTSVGHRPYTWQKIGIGATADGKLVGITHEAAGQTSTYEDFAEGPINVSKGLYACPNVTTRYKLVSVNIGTPTWMRGPGEATGAFALESALDELSYLLKIDPVELRMRNYALTDPDNNKPFSSKHLDDAYKMGAAQIGWENRRAEPGSVKKDGWMMGYGMGGGMFGAYRDSAAVTAKMMGDGTLLLQTAVTDIGPGTGTAMVSIASEIMGLPAEKIKFEMGDSSLPEAPMQGGSATTATVGGAVYDACTDLKQKFQKLMGNGGTDKPDYAKILKDNNLPFLSITTKSSLGADANKYSMQAWSVHFTRVLVHPATGVVKIDKAVSVADSGKIISPKTARSQLIGGAIGGIGMALMEEAQMDDRYGRYVNNNFADYHVPVNADIPQIEALFVNKPDPYINPMGAKGMAEISLIGMAAAVANAVYNATGKRVRDLPITPDKLI; from the coding sequence ATGATGGAAACAGCAGGAAAAACCGTAATGCCATCGCCGACTGACGGCCTGAGCAGGATTGATGGGTGGGCAAAAGTTACCGGCAAGGCTAAATACTCCGCCGAGTATAAGTTAGATGGCATGGCCTACGCTGTTTTAGTAGGCAGTACCATTGCCAAAGGTACCATAGCGGCTGTAAATATTGCAAAGGCAGAGAAGGCGCCGGGTGTATTGGCGGTAGTAACCCACCTTAACGCGCCGAAAGTTCCCGGGCATCAAAAGGCTAAAAACCCGGCTAAGCCGCAGGTAAAAGCAGGTGCTTTGAAGATTTTTAATGATAATGTTATTCATTACAATGGACAGCCCGTTGCCATGGTTATTGCCGATACATACGAACGTGCGCTATACGCGGCTTCGTTGGTAAAGGCAACGTATAACAAGCAAGCTCATGATACCAACCCACCAACAGATCTTACACGTGGCGTTGCGCCCTGGGGCGGAAAAGACTTTGTGCGCGGTGAAGCGGACGCGTGGAAGAACGCGCCGTTTAAACTGGAGCAGGAATATGTGGTGCCAACAGAAGTGCATAACCCAATGGAACTGCACGCTATTATTGCTAAGTGGGATGGCCCCGATAAGCTAACCGTTTGGGATAAAACCCAGGGCACCCAGGCCACCAGGGATGATATCGCGAAAGCGTTTAAGATACCGGCAGCCAACGTGCAGGTAAACGCAAAATTTGTTGGGGGCGCTTTTGGCAGCGCCTTACAAGTGTGGCCGCATGAAATAGCCGCTATATTGGGCGCTAAAATGCTGAAGAGGCCGGTGAAGCTGGTTTTGCACAGGCAAGACATGTTCACTTCGGTAGGCCACCGCCCATATACCTGGCAAAAAATAGGGATAGGCGCTACTGCCGATGGTAAGCTTGTTGGCATAACACACGAAGCTGCCGGGCAAACATCCACCTATGAAGATTTTGCCGAAGGGCCTATTAATGTAAGCAAGGGGTTGTACGCCTGCCCTAATGTTACCACCCGGTATAAGCTGGTATCGGTTAATATAGGTACACCTACGTGGATGCGTGGCCCGGGCGAAGCCACCGGTGCCTTTGCGCTGGAGTCGGCGTTGGATGAACTTTCTTACCTGCTTAAGATAGACCCTGTAGAGTTGCGAATGCGCAACTATGCACTTACAGACCCTGATAATAACAAACCATTTTCGAGCAAGCACCTGGATGATGCCTATAAAATGGGTGCTGCACAAATAGGCTGGGAGAATCGGAGAGCGGAGCCCGGCTCGGTTAAAAAAGACGGCTGGATGATGGGTTATGGCATGGGCGGTGGTATGTTTGGCGCATACCGCGACAGCGCTGCTGTTACAGCAAAAATGATGGGGGATGGAACGTTGCTGCTGCAAACCGCTGTTACTGACATTGGCCCGGGTACAGGTACCGCCATGGTATCTATCGCGAGTGAAATTATGGGTTTACCTGCCGAAAAGATAAAATTTGAAATGGGCGATTCCTCGCTGCCCGAAGCGCCTATGCAGGGCGGCTCGGCCACTACAGCTACCGTGGGCGGTGCGGTATATGATGCATGTACTGACCTGAAACAAAAATTTCAGAAACTGATGGGTAATGGCGGTACCGATAAACCCGACTATGCAAAAATATTGAAGGATAACAACCTGCCGTTTTTAAGTATCACTACCAAGTCGTCATTAGGAGCTGATGCCAATAAATACTCTATGCAGGCATGGTCTGTGCATTTTACGCGGGTTTTGGTACACCCGGCTACCGGGGTCGTAAAGATAGATAAGGCCGTTTCTGTGGCCGATTCGGGTAAAATAATAAGCCCTAAAACCGCCCGCAGCCAGCTTATCGGCGGCGCCATTGGCGGTATAGGGATGGCTTTAATGGAAGAAGCACAAATGGATGATCGTTATGGCCGTTATGTAAATAACAACTTTGCCGATTACCATGTGCCGGTTAATGCAGATATCCCACAAATAGAAGCGCTGTTTGTAAATAAACCCGACCCTTATATTAACCCGATGGGCGCGAAAGGCATGGCAGAGATCTCTTTAATAGGCATGGCGGCAGCAGTTGCCAACGCGGTATATAATGCAACCGGGAAACGTGTACGCGATCTGCCCATAACACCCGATAAGCTGATATAA
- a CDS encoding glucosamine-6-phosphate deaminase — MARLNLLEETRYEKLPVTVYADQNAASVAVAKRIAGLIRKKEAAGQQAVLGLATGVTPIKVYAELVRLHRQEGLSFKNVITFNLDEYYPMKPDAVQSYVTFMNENLFDHVDIERANVHIPDGTLPADKVAAFCLEYERLIEELGGLDLQLLGIGRTGHIGFNEPGSAPNSGTRLVTLDDLTRRDASRDFGGKQNVPAKAITMGVGTIFKAREIILMAWSAKKAPIVRKAVEGEISGEVPATFLQLSDNVEFVLDADAASDLTRFDTPWLVKDCAWDERLIKKAVIWLSQAVGKPILKLTEEDYNSNGMAQLAVERGPVYQINIDIFNRLQHTITGWPGGKPGADDSQRPERAEPARKRSVIFSPHPDDDVISMGGTFIRLVDQGHDVHVAYQTSGNTAVWDDDVLRYMEFAIDFKHSIGEDTAQLQRIYDDMRAFIDKKLPNQVDTPEIRDVKGFIRKTEAISGARFAGLPDSNIHFQALPFYETGKTQKNSVGEEDIRLTMELLQKVKPQQVFTAGDFADPHGTHVVCFNIVMESLRRLRKTEAWVKDCWVWMYRGAWQEFPTHEIEMAVPLSPAEVLRKRNAIFKHQSQKDRPVFPGDDAREFWVRAEDRNRETAQNYDRLGMAEYAAMEAFVRYHF; from the coding sequence ATGGCAAGATTAAATTTATTAGAAGAGACCCGTTACGAGAAACTTCCGGTAACGGTGTACGCTGACCAAAACGCGGCATCGGTAGCTGTTGCAAAACGCATTGCCGGTCTTATCCGTAAAAAAGAGGCTGCAGGGCAGCAGGCTGTGCTTGGCCTGGCAACGGGGGTCACCCCTATAAAAGTGTATGCCGAGCTGGTGAGGCTGCATCGGCAGGAAGGGCTTTCGTTTAAGAACGTTATCACCTTTAACCTGGATGAGTACTACCCCATGAAGCCCGATGCCGTGCAAAGCTACGTTACCTTCATGAACGAGAATTTGTTTGACCATGTGGATATTGAACGGGCTAACGTGCACATCCCCGATGGTACCCTCCCCGCAGATAAGGTGGCCGCTTTTTGCCTGGAATACGAAAGGCTGATCGAGGAGCTTGGGGGGCTGGACCTGCAGCTGCTGGGTATAGGCCGTACCGGCCACATCGGGTTTAATGAGCCGGGCTCGGCCCCAAATTCGGGCACCCGGCTGGTTACTCTGGATGACCTTACCCGCCGTGATGCCTCCCGCGATTTTGGCGGCAAGCAAAATGTGCCTGCCAAAGCCATCACCATGGGCGTGGGCACCATATTTAAGGCCCGGGAAATTATCCTGATGGCCTGGAGCGCCAAAAAAGCGCCCATTGTGCGTAAGGCGGTAGAGGGGGAGATCTCGGGCGAAGTGCCGGCTACCTTCCTGCAGTTATCAGATAATGTAGAATTTGTACTGGATGCGGATGCGGCATCAGACCTTACCCGGTTTGATACGCCCTGGCTGGTTAAGGATTGTGCCTGGGATGAGCGGCTGATCAAAAAAGCGGTGATCTGGCTGTCCCAGGCGGTAGGTAAACCTATACTAAAGCTTACTGAAGAAGATTATAACAGCAATGGTATGGCACAACTGGCTGTAGAGCGGGGCCCGGTATACCAGATCAACATTGATATATTTAACCGCCTGCAGCATACCATAACCGGCTGGCCGGGCGGTAAGCCGGGGGCCGACGACAGCCAGCGCCCTGAGCGTGCCGAGCCGGCCCGCAAGCGCTCTGTTATCTTTTCGCCGCATCCTGATGATGATGTGATATCCATGGGCGGTACCTTCATCCGCCTGGTCGATCAGGGCCACGATGTGCATGTGGCTTACCAAACATCGGGCAACACTGCTGTCTGGGATGATGATGTGCTGCGGTATATGGAGTTCGCTATTGATTTTAAACACAGTATAGGCGAGGATACCGCCCAGCTGCAGCGTATATATGATGACATGCGGGCGTTCATCGATAAAAAGTTACCTAACCAGGTGGATACTCCCGAGATCCGCGACGTTAAGGGCTTTATCCGCAAAACCGAGGCTATCTCGGGGGCGCGCTTCGCGGGCCTGCCCGACAGTAATATCCATTTTCAGGCGCTGCCTTTTTATGAAACCGGCAAAACGCAAAAAAATTCGGTTGGCGAGGAGGATATCAGGCTAACGATGGAACTGCTTCAAAAGGTGAAGCCCCAGCAGGTGTTCACCGCCGGCGATTTTGCCGACCCGCACGGTACCCACGTGGTTTGCTTTAACATTGTGATGGAATCCTTACGACGCCTGCGTAAAACCGAAGCCTGGGTAAAGGATTGCTGGGTTTGGATGTACCGGGGCGCATGGCAGGAGTTCCCGACACATGAGATCGAAATGGCGGTGCCTTTGTCGCCCGCCGAGGTTTTGCGCAAGCGTAACGCCATCTTTAAACATCAGTCGCAAAAGGACAGGCCGGTTTTCCCCGGCGATGATGCACGCGAGTTTTGGGTACGGGCCGAGGACCGGAACCGCGAAACCGCCCAGAACTATGACAGGCTCGGCATGGCTGAATATGCTGCTATGGAGGCTTTTGTCAGATATCACTTTTAA
- a CDS encoding cytochrome B, whose protein sequence is MNAYKFFLEFHSGFRYVVFVMVVIAIFSAFAGWFGKKSYSDGNRKFNLFTMISVHTQILLGLVLYFLSPFVKFAGGVMKDPASRYWTVEHISMMIIAMILVTIGHSKSKKAVLAQDKHRSIAIFYTAAFVIIVVAIALMTKDVPGRTFFGMSY, encoded by the coding sequence ATGAACGCTTATAAATTCTTCCTCGAGTTCCACTCGGGCTTCCGGTATGTTGTATTTGTAATGGTTGTTATTGCCATTTTTAGTGCCTTTGCCGGCTGGTTTGGTAAAAAAAGTTACAGCGATGGTAACCGCAAATTCAACCTGTTTACGATGATATCGGTACATACCCAAATTTTACTGGGCCTTGTACTTTATTTTTTAAGTCCGTTTGTAAAGTTTGCAGGCGGCGTTATGAAAGACCCTGCGTCGCGCTACTGGACGGTTGAGCATATCAGTATGATGATCATTGCCATGATACTGGTTACCATCGGCCACAGCAAATCAAAAAAGGCTGTTTTGGCCCAAGATAAGCACAGGTCAATAGCTATATTTTATACTGCTGCATTTGTTATTATAGTGGTTGCGATAGCTTTAATGACCAAAGATGTCCCCGGACGCACCTTTTTTGGAATGTCCTACTAA
- a CDS encoding DUF2059 domain-containing protein, with protein MKYKFLIIALLFCVAAKAQTTPNITPSHLKAAEDVLKASGADMQYKETMDAMIKQSSANIPADKQQKFSDIMNAFISKYMSWELMKDQMAALYAQEFTEKELKDLAVFYQTPLGIKLNKKQPVLFQKGALIGQQAVQSHQVELQQMMREAFKSE; from the coding sequence ATGAAATATAAATTCTTAATTATTGCCCTACTTTTCTGTGTAGCAGCAAAAGCGCAAACCACACCCAACATTACCCCGTCACATTTAAAAGCCGCCGAAGATGTGCTGAAAGCCTCGGGCGCTGATATGCAGTACAAAGAAACAATGGATGCCATGATAAAGCAGAGCAGCGCTAATATCCCTGCGGATAAACAGCAAAAGTTTAGTGATATTATGAATGCCTTTATATCCAAATACATGAGCTGGGAGTTGATGAAAGACCAGATGGCAGCTTTATATGCCCAGGAGTTTACCGAAAAAGAGCTTAAAGACCTTGCCGTATTTTACCAAACCCCATTAGGTATCAAGCTTAATAAAAAGCAACCCGTTTTATTTCAGAAAGGTGCACTCATCGGTCAGCAAGCGGTTCAAAGCCACCAGGTAGAGCTACAGCAAATGATGCGGGAGGCCTTTAAATCCGAATAA
- a CDS encoding pitrilysin family protein: MNFNRALSVATLALLIACGSANAQVKRKPVPSHKSKPIPAAEAVKPANILPVDDNVLIGKLPNGLTYYIRHNEQPQNRADLYLVNKVGSILETDAQQGLAHFTEHMAFNGTRDFPKNALVDYLQKSGVKFGADLNAYTSFDETVYQLPLPTDSAAVFEKGFNILANWAGYVTFDPVEIDKERGVVLEEARLRGKNAQERLSLQTLPVLLNNSRYASRLPVGKEDILKNFTAATIKSFYTDWYRPDLQAVIAVGDFDVKRVEALIKANFSGLKNPAVKKPRPDYTVAPTPGTVVKIATDKEFPYTLAQIVVKHPHKPVRTTAGYMQSVRTSLFNFMLNQRLAELQQKPEPPFLYARTSYGSLIGSQDAFSSVVVAKADGLETAVKAAVAETERARKFGFTLTELERAKQTALVGIQNAYYERDKTNSANYVREYQLNFLNGEAIPGIDFEYNFYVNNISKITLEEMNALAGQFISDQNRVIIVEGAEKDKDKLPDEKTILNWIGSAGNNLTAYVDNVTSKPLMEKAPEGSKVVSEVQDEAIGTTTLTLGNGLKVILKPTEFQNDQILINGYSFGGTSLASDNDYTSASFAGSIVGSSGISEFNQGQLDKMLAGKNVSVSPYISEITQGIRGSASPGDFETALQLIYLYFTKPRKDEDIWKGTMNQTKALLANRSLDPQSVYQDTLSAVMSNNNFRYGATTVERLNQASLDKAFDFYKERFADASGFTFVVVGKFNPDLIKPFLETYLGALPATNKKETYRNLKMHPAPGQITKTVYKGIDDKATVQMIYSGDYVYNEANNLQMDALEEVLNIKLVERLREQESGIYAPGIRASYAKNPEGRYTVTIVFTCAAANVDKLIAATLDEINKIKQTGASPADIEKFVAEEARSTQVQLKQNISWAGYLAGTSQNGQNPDEILSHVKNLDQITVQSTKETANKYLNNNNLAKVILMPEKK; the protein is encoded by the coding sequence ATGAACTTCAACAGAGCTTTATCTGTAGCCACGCTGGCGCTTTTAATAGCATGCGGCAGCGCCAATGCACAGGTAAAAAGAAAACCCGTTCCCTCACACAAAAGCAAACCTATCCCCGCCGCCGAGGCCGTAAAGCCTGCTAACATACTGCCGGTTGATGATAATGTGCTGATTGGTAAATTGCCGAACGGCCTAACCTATTATATACGCCATAACGAGCAACCTCAAAACCGGGCCGACCTGTACCTGGTGAATAAGGTAGGCTCGATACTGGAAACCGACGCCCAGCAAGGCCTTGCACACTTTACCGAGCATATGGCCTTTAATGGCACGCGCGATTTTCCAAAGAATGCGTTGGTAGATTACCTGCAAAAGTCGGGGGTTAAATTTGGAGCCGACCTTAACGCTTACACCTCTTTTGACGAAACGGTTTACCAGCTACCCTTACCAACGGATAGCGCCGCTGTTTTTGAAAAAGGATTTAACATTTTAGCTAACTGGGCCGGTTATGTAACCTTCGACCCCGTAGAAATTGACAAAGAACGTGGTGTTGTATTAGAAGAAGCGCGCTTACGCGGTAAAAATGCCCAGGAGCGCTTAAGTCTGCAAACCCTGCCTGTTTTGCTCAACAATTCGAGGTATGCATCGCGTTTACCGGTAGGTAAAGAGGATATCCTGAAAAATTTTACAGCAGCCACTATTAAAAGCTTTTATACAGATTGGTACAGGCCAGACTTGCAAGCAGTAATTGCTGTGGGCGATTTTGATGTGAAACGCGTTGAGGCATTGATAAAAGCCAATTTCTCGGGCCTTAAAAATCCTGCGGTTAAAAAGCCACGACCGGATTACACCGTGGCCCCAACCCCCGGGACAGTTGTAAAAATTGCAACCGATAAGGAGTTTCCGTATACGCTTGCACAAATTGTAGTTAAGCACCCGCATAAACCCGTAAGAACAACTGCCGGTTATATGCAAAGTGTGCGTACCTCGCTTTTTAACTTTATGCTGAACCAGCGCCTTGCCGAACTACAGCAAAAACCCGAGCCGCCATTCCTATACGCACGCACCAGCTACGGGTCGCTAATTGGCAGCCAGGATGCTTTTTCATCGGTGGTGGTTGCCAAGGCTGATGGTTTAGAAACCGCGGTTAAGGCCGCTGTTGCCGAAACAGAGCGCGCGCGTAAATTTGGCTTTACGTTAACTGAGCTTGAGCGGGCCAAACAGACGGCGCTGGTTGGTATTCAGAACGCATATTACGAAAGGGACAAAACAAATTCGGCTAATTACGTTCGGGAGTACCAGCTTAACTTTTTGAACGGCGAAGCTATTCCCGGAATTGACTTTGAATACAATTTTTATGTGAATAATATCAGCAAAATAACCCTCGAAGAAATGAATGCCCTTGCCGGCCAGTTCATAAGCGACCAAAACAGGGTTATTATCGTAGAGGGCGCCGAAAAAGACAAAGATAAATTACCTGATGAAAAAACCATTTTAAACTGGATAGGCTCTGCCGGTAATAACCTTACGGCTTATGTTGATAATGTTACCAGCAAGCCGTTAATGGAAAAAGCTCCCGAGGGGTCGAAAGTAGTATCAGAGGTACAGGACGAGGCTATTGGCACCACGACACTTACATTAGGCAATGGTTTAAAGGTAATATTGAAGCCGACAGAATTTCAAAACGATCAGATACTGATTAACGGATATAGCTTTGGCGGTACATCCCTTGCCAGCGATAACGATTATACCTCGGCAAGCTTTGCCGGGTCTATTGTTGGCAGCAGCGGCATATCAGAGTTTAACCAGGGCCAGCTCGACAAAATGCTCGCGGGTAAAAATGTGAGCGTTTCGCCATACATCAGCGAGATAACCCAGGGCATTAGGGGCAGCGCCTCTCCGGGCGATTTTGAGACAGCCCTGCAACTGATATACCTGTATTTTACAAAGCCGCGTAAGGATGAGGATATCTGGAAGGGTACGATGAACCAAACCAAAGCGTTACTGGCTAATCGCAGCCTCGATCCGCAGAGCGTTTACCAGGACACCCTTTCGGCGGTTATGAGCAACAATAACTTCCGTTACGGTGCAACAACTGTAGAAAGGTTAAACCAGGCCAGTCTTGATAAGGCGTTCGATTTTTATAAAGAGCGGTTTGCCGATGCAAGCGGTTTCACATTTGTGGTTGTAGGTAAATTTAACCCCGACCTGATCAAACCCTTCCTGGAAACATATCTTGGCGCCTTACCGGCAACAAATAAAAAAGAAACGTACCGTAACTTAAAGATGCACCCCGCCCCCGGGCAGATAACCAAAACCGTTTATAAGGGTATTGATGACAAAGCTACTGTGCAGATGATATACAGCGGCGATTATGTATATAATGAAGCCAACAACCTGCAAATGGATGCGCTGGAAGAAGTGCTTAACATAAAGCTTGTTGAGCGCTTACGCGAACAGGAAAGCGGGATTTACGCACCGGGCATAAGGGCGTCGTATGCCAAAAACCCCGAAGGCCGCTATACCGTTACCATTGTATTTACCTGCGCTGCTGCAAACGTTGATAAACTAATCGCCGCAACACTTGATGAGATCAATAAGATCAAGCAAACCGGTGCGTCACCGGCCGATATTGAAAAGTTTGTGGCCGAAGAAGCGCGCTCTACGCAGGTTCAACTTAAACAGAACATATCGTGGGCTGGTTATTTAGCAGGTACCTCACAAAACGGGCAAAACCCTGACGAGATACTAAGCCATGTAAAAAACCTGGACCAGATAACCGTACAAAGCACAAAAGAAACCGCTAATAAATACCTTAATAATAATAACCTGGCAAAAGTGATACTGATGCCAGAGAAAAAATAA
- a CDS encoding SGNH/GDSL hydrolase family protein, with protein sequence MKRNVSLFYFAILISALFVTSRAFAKPRFFKAGNSHFKYVGRVDFRDPQKPRFWSPGVYITTKFKGPSCRLLINDEELFGKTHNYIEIVIDGKPSRIQTTGETNNLQIAKGLGKGWHTLLICKDTESGMGYLEFVGLVCEKITSPVQPKRMIEYIGDSITAGAGLDASQVACGKGQWYDQHNAYLSYGARTSRALNAQWQLTAVAGIGLVHSCCNMDILLPQVYDKLYLRNDSLAYDFKQYQPDVVTICLGQNDGVQDSVKFCSEYVRLIDTVSSKYPQADIVCLSSPMANAELTAVLHRYLTGIVQFVNNRGDNKVSKFFFSRSFNSGCDAHPDANEHAIIAGELTAYLKKLKGW encoded by the coding sequence ATGAAAAGAAATGTTTCCCTTTTTTACTTCGCGATATTAATATCTGCTTTATTCGTTACCAGCAGGGCGTTTGCTAAACCCAGGTTTTTTAAAGCCGGTAATTCGCATTTTAAATACGTTGGCCGGGTTGATTTTAGGGATCCGCAAAAGCCAAGGTTTTGGTCGCCGGGGGTTTATATCACCACTAAATTTAAAGGGCCATCGTGCAGGTTGCTCATCAACGATGAGGAACTGTTCGGCAAAACTCACAATTACATTGAGATAGTTATCGATGGTAAGCCATCGCGCATACAAACTACAGGGGAAACCAACAACCTACAAATAGCCAAAGGCCTTGGTAAGGGATGGCATACGCTGCTGATCTGCAAAGACACAGAATCGGGTATGGGTTATCTGGAGTTTGTAGGCCTGGTTTGCGAAAAGATCACCTCGCCGGTTCAACCCAAACGGATGATAGAATACATCGGTGATTCGATAACAGCGGGCGCGGGGTTAGATGCCTCGCAGGTGGCCTGTGGCAAAGGCCAGTGGTACGATCAGCATAACGCTTATCTTTCCTACGGAGCGCGCACATCACGGGCCTTAAACGCCCAATGGCAGCTAACCGCAGTTGCCGGTATCGGCCTGGTGCATAGCTGCTGTAATATGGATATCCTGCTGCCGCAGGTGTACGATAAGCTGTATTTACGTAACGATTCGCTGGCGTATGATTTTAAACAATATCAGCCCGATGTGGTAACCATTTGCCTGGGGCAAAACGATGGTGTGCAGGATTCAGTTAAATTTTGCAGCGAATATGTAAGGTTGATAGATACCGTTAGCAGTAAATATCCTCAGGCGGATATTGTTTGTTTATCAAGCCCTATGGCCAACGCAGAGCTTACTGCCGTGCTGCACCGCTACCTTACAGGCATTGTGCAGTTTGTAAACAATCGCGGCGATAATAAGGTAAGCAAGTTTTTTTTCTCGCGCAGCTTTAACAGTGGCTGTGACGCACATCCCGATGCTAACGAGCACGCGATCATAGCGGGAGAGTTAACCGCATACCTTAAAAAGCTTAAAGGCTGGTAG
- a CDS encoding anhydro-N-acetylmuramic acid kinase, with protein sequence MPALNHNLEKLFKIAQKQERLGIGLMSGTSLDGLDIALCRFSGSGTNTTFKLLQFITIPYDDHFKSEVQQVFAQRQADLEKVTLLNAYIGSFHAGLILQALAKWDIKTTEIDFIASHGQTIYHAPKHQHKQPGYGNATLQIGDGDHIAVKTGIFTISDFRQKHIAAGGEGAPLALYGDVLLGSKTGEERILLNIGGIANLTYLPADGDTAKVVCTDIGPGNTLIDAACRKYFDRPYDEDSSIANAGTVDETLLEGLLHHPFFNETLPKTTGPELFNLEYVADAQQASRSLNINKTDLITTLSAFTGRTISNFISAHFNLPGLKIFVSGGGASNPYVVNYLKKAMPFATIANTAKLGIDPDAKEAILFALLGNEALCGEPMVIGDNPAVLMGKFSFAG encoded by the coding sequence ATGCCTGCATTAAACCACAACCTTGAAAAACTATTTAAGATCGCCCAAAAACAAGAGAGGTTGGGCATTGGCCTAATGTCGGGAACCTCGCTTGACGGGCTGGATATTGCCTTATGCCGATTCAGCGGCAGCGGCACTAACACCACATTTAAGCTTTTGCAGTTTATCACCATCCCGTACGACGACCATTTCAAGAGCGAAGTGCAGCAGGTATTTGCCCAAAGGCAGGCCGACCTGGAAAAGGTTACATTATTAAATGCCTATATCGGCAGCTTCCACGCTGGACTAATATTGCAGGCTTTGGCAAAGTGGGATATTAAAACAACGGAAATAGACTTTATCGCCAGCCATGGACAAACCATTTACCACGCGCCAAAACATCAGCATAAACAGCCTGGCTACGGTAACGCCACCCTGCAAATTGGCGACGGCGACCACATAGCTGTTAAAACAGGGATATTTACCATAAGCGACTTTCGCCAAAAGCACATTGCAGCGGGTGGCGAGGGTGCGCCTTTAGCCCTGTATGGCGATGTTTTACTGGGCAGTAAAACGGGCGAGGAAAGGATACTGCTAAATATTGGCGGGATAGCCAATCTTACTTATCTACCCGCAGACGGCGACACCGCGAAAGTTGTATGTACCGATATTGGCCCGGGCAATACCCTGATAGACGCCGCATGCCGCAAGTATTTTGATAGGCCGTATGATGAGGATTCGTCGATAGCTAACGCAGGCACAGTGGACGAAACTTTACTGGAGGGCCTGCTTCACCATCCTTTTTTTAACGAAACGCTGCCCAAAACCACAGGGCCCGAGCTGTTTAATTTAGAATATGTTGCCGATGCACAGCAAGCATCGCGCTCGTTAAATATCAATAAAACCGACCTTATAACCACGTTGAGCGCTTTTACAGGCCGCACTATCAGTAATTTTATTTCAGCACATTTTAACCTGCCCGGTCTTAAGATATTTGTAAGCGGCGGGGGCGCCAGTAACCCCTACGTGGTTAACTATCTTAAAAAAGCCATGCCCTTTGCAACCATTGCCAACACTGCCAAATTAGGTATTGATCCCGATGCCAAAGAAGCTATATTATTTGCTCTGCTGGGAAATGAGGCGCTTTGCGGTGAGCCGATGGTTATAGGGGATAACCCTGCCGTGCTAATGGGGAAATTTAGCTTTGCGGGGTAA